Proteins from a genomic interval of Providencia stuartii:
- the ydgH gene encoding DUF1471 family protein YdgH — MKLKTTAIAAAVLSLTSITATQAAVELTPKQAEELKPYERITVTGRFNAIYEASDAVSRRADKLGAYAFYIQSLDDVGDSGNMRVVADLYQKDAKAVEESKRRVFGGIEEMSKTDAAQYEPFDAVTVSGFYPSQPDLYEAIAKKASEKGAASFYVVRNIAVNDGGNTLATAYIYKKDAPKRQVQLEEAVVPADSEAGKALLAEGGEAAKKVRIPGVASSEEPTVAVGRFFETSSSAPGKTSVTLPSGYVIEEVNKVAAAQMVPFDSITFSGYYTNTPEVRYQIAKRAEAKGAKYFHITREWQSNGGSVTISADLFK, encoded by the coding sequence ATGAAGCTGAAAACTACGGCCATCGCAGCCGCGGTGTTATCATTAACTAGTATTACTGCTACACAGGCAGCTGTTGAGCTGACGCCTAAACAGGCTGAAGAGTTAAAACCTTATGAGCGCATAACAGTGACTGGGCGCTTTAATGCTATTTATGAAGCATCCGATGCCGTCTCACGTAGGGCTGATAAATTAGGCGCTTATGCTTTTTATATCCAAAGCCTTGATGATGTGGGTGATAGCGGTAATATGCGCGTTGTCGCAGACCTTTACCAAAAAGATGCCAAAGCAGTAGAAGAAAGTAAACGTCGTGTATTTGGTGGCATTGAAGAAATGTCTAAAACCGATGCTGCACAGTATGAGCCATTTGATGCCGTTACTGTCAGTGGTTTTTACCCTTCTCAACCTGACCTTTATGAAGCGATTGCTAAAAAAGCGTCAGAAAAAGGTGCCGCTTCGTTCTACGTAGTACGTAATATCGCCGTTAACGATGGTGGCAATACGCTCGCTACTGCTTATATTTACAAAAAAGATGCGCCTAAACGTCAAGTTCAACTGGAAGAAGCCGTTGTACCTGCGGACTCAGAAGCGGGTAAAGCTCTTTTAGCTGAAGGTGGAGAAGCGGCTAAAAAAGTACGCATTCCAGGCGTGGCTTCTTCAGAGGAGCCTACCGTAGCTGTAGGTCGATTCTTTGAAACGTCAAGCAGTGCACCAGGTAAAACAAGCGTTACATTACCTAGTGGTTACGTTATTGAAGAAGTTAACAAGGTTGCCGCTGCACAAATGGTGCCTTTTGATTCGATCACTTTCTCTGGCTATTACACCAACACACCAGAGGTTCGTTATCAAATAGCAAAACGTGCTGAAGCCAAAGGCGCAAAATACTTCCATATCACTCGTGAATGGCAGTCGAATGGCGGTAGCGTAACAATCAGTGCTGACCTATTTAAATAA
- a CDS encoding amino acid permease: MKHTLSLTALTALVLSSMVGAGVFSLPQNMAEVASPLALIIGWYITGIGILFLAFSLLLLSRIRPDLDGGIFTYAKEGFGELIGFCSAWGYWLCAVVANVSYLVIVFAAISFFTDTPDNIIFGDGNTWQALIGESILLWVVHYLVLRGVQTAAGINKLATMAKLIPLGLFIILAFIAFKLDIFDADFTGISLELPVWQQVKDTMLITLWVFIGIEGAVVVSARAKNRRDVGLATVFAVSSALIIYILVTLLSLGIMPRAELAEIKNPSMASLMVSLIGSSGEIIIAAGLIISVCGAYLSWTIMAAEVPYIAAQYQSFPKIFNKLNKNDAPSSSLWLTNGAVQLSLILIWLSGSNYNTLLTIASEMILVPYFLVGAFLIKVAIQRHSKALLMVGFIASVYGLWLLYASGLINLMLSVVLYAPGIFVFWYARAQQSKQAPLNKIEKLLALAIVAAAIPATYYLF; this comes from the coding sequence TTGAAACATACACTCAGTCTTACTGCACTCACTGCCTTGGTGCTCAGCTCAATGGTGGGTGCTGGTGTCTTTAGCCTTCCTCAAAATATGGCTGAAGTTGCTAGCCCGTTAGCCCTGATCATTGGATGGTATATCACGGGCATTGGTATTTTATTTTTAGCATTCTCATTGCTACTACTTTCTCGTATACGCCCTGATTTGGATGGTGGTATTTTTACCTATGCAAAAGAGGGATTCGGTGAGCTGATTGGTTTTTGTTCTGCATGGGGATATTGGCTTTGTGCTGTTGTTGCTAACGTATCCTACTTAGTTATTGTTTTTGCCGCTATTAGCTTTTTTACCGACACTCCTGATAACATCATTTTCGGTGATGGTAATACTTGGCAAGCCTTAATTGGAGAATCTATCCTACTATGGGTGGTTCACTACTTAGTATTGCGTGGAGTGCAAACAGCAGCGGGTATCAATAAACTTGCTACGATGGCTAAACTTATCCCATTGGGGCTATTTATTATTTTAGCCTTTATCGCATTTAAACTTGATATTTTTGATGCTGACTTTACGGGTATTTCGCTTGAATTACCTGTTTGGCAACAAGTTAAAGATACTATGCTCATCACATTATGGGTCTTTATTGGTATCGAAGGAGCTGTCGTCGTTTCTGCTCGCGCTAAAAATCGTCGCGATGTTGGTTTAGCAACCGTGTTTGCAGTTAGTTCCGCACTTATCATCTACATATTGGTTACCCTGCTCTCACTGGGCATTATGCCTAGAGCTGAGCTAGCCGAAATCAAAAACCCGTCCATGGCCAGTTTAATGGTGAGTTTAATCGGTTCGAGTGGTGAAATTATTATTGCTGCGGGGCTAATTATTTCTGTTTGTGGAGCATATCTCAGTTGGACAATTATGGCCGCCGAAGTCCCTTATATTGCGGCACAGTACCAATCGTTTCCAAAAATATTTAATAAGCTTAATAAGAATGATGCCCCTTCTTCTTCTTTGTGGCTAACGAATGGTGCTGTACAACTCTCATTGATACTCATTTGGCTAAGTGGTAGCAATTACAATACATTATTGACGATTGCTTCTGAGATGATCCTAGTTCCTTATTTTTTAGTGGGGGCTTTTTTAATAAAAGTCGCGATACAACGCCATAGCAAAGCCCTATTAATGGTTGGATTTATTGCCAGTGTTTACGGTCTTTGGTTATTGTATGCATCGGGCCTTATCAACCTTATGTTATCGGTTGTGTTATATGCTCCAGGTATATTTGTTTTTTGGTATGCTCGAGCACAACAATCAAAACAAGCCCCACTGAATAAGATCGAAAAACTCCTTGCCCTCGCCATCGTTGCAGCTGCGATTCCAGCAACGTATTACCTATTCTAG
- a CDS encoding fimbrial protein, translated as MNSILKFLLIILFFNHSISFSADGEIKFIGSIIPTACSVDTNSINKVVNMGKISVASFNHKNSVAAATPFRITLSNCPTDYKKIQFKFDGKSDNANPTLLGLSPNTTSTPATGIAIALYEENSVRRIPLNGGSQFKEVTSSKTVEMNFVAKYIATSEQVTPGSADALAHFSIIYQ; from the coding sequence ATGAATAGCATCTTAAAATTTCTATTAATTATTTTATTTTTTAATCATTCAATTTCTTTTTCAGCTGATGGTGAAATCAAGTTTATTGGCAGCATAATACCCACAGCTTGTTCAGTTGATACTAATTCTATTAATAAAGTCGTGAATATGGGGAAAATCTCAGTTGCTTCCTTTAATCATAAAAATAGTGTTGCAGCAGCAACACCATTTAGAATAACACTGTCTAACTGCCCTACTGATTATAAAAAGATTCAATTTAAATTTGATGGGAAAAGTGATAACGCGAATCCAACCTTATTAGGGTTATCACCAAACACCACATCAACACCCGCCACCGGTATCGCAATAGCACTTTATGAAGAGAATAGCGTTCGTCGTATACCATTAAATGGCGGCAGCCAATTTAAAGAAGTGACATCGAGTAAGACTGTTGAAATGAATTTTGTTGCAAAATATATTGCCACGAGTGAACAAGTTACTCCTGGTTCAGCCGATGCACTCGCGCATTTTAGTATTATCTATCAATAG
- a CDS encoding fimbrial biogenesis chaperone has translation MKKIVLLLLLLSFHAYAGVIINGTRFIYKENERELSLSMENPEEKTTYLIQSWIEKESQRSNDFIITPPLFKLKPLSLNKLRIINVKPSNHEDRETLYWLHIKSLPALHENRENTLQIIVKSSFKLFYRPESLTENSEAAFKKINFHYQNQRLIAKNPTGYYITLRELRLNDTEIPEPGMIAPFSQLSWKVPSSKTNTVFWSALNDYGGKTQLTSQVLSINDE, from the coding sequence ATGAAAAAAATAGTTCTATTATTATTGTTATTATCCTTTCATGCTTATGCAGGTGTCATTATTAATGGTACTCGTTTTATATATAAAGAAAACGAGAGAGAGTTATCTTTATCTATGGAAAATCCTGAAGAGAAAACAACTTATTTGATTCAATCATGGATTGAAAAAGAGAGTCAACGTTCTAATGACTTTATTATCACACCACCTTTATTTAAGCTTAAGCCATTATCTTTAAATAAACTAAGGATTATTAACGTTAAGCCATCAAACCATGAAGATAGAGAAACTCTATATTGGCTCCATATTAAATCTCTTCCCGCCCTACATGAAAATAGGGAAAATACTTTACAAATCATTGTTAAATCAAGTTTTAAACTGTTTTATCGACCGGAATCATTAACAGAAAACTCAGAAGCTGCATTTAAAAAAATAAATTTTCACTACCAAAATCAGCGCCTCATAGCGAAAAACCCTACAGGCTATTATATTACACTTCGAGAACTACGCTTGAATGATACGGAGATCCCTGAACCTGGAATGATAGCTCCTTTTAGTCAACTTTCTTGGAAAGTGCCATCATCGAAAACCAATACCGTATTTTGGAGTGCATTGAATGACTATGGTGGAAAAACACAATTAACTTCACAAGTGCTATCTATCAATGATGAATAA
- a CDS encoding fimbria/pilus outer membrane usher protein, translating to MLFSSYSHSDSFNLDALDNYHNIHDIENIILNLDHQPAGIYSVDLIVNNVRLLTSNIAFKYIEDQLTPIFNKEQLIKIGLNKKTLNQMEFNDNGELTDKLSKIIIGYSYYFDFNHLTLELNIPKHFLDKDEKELNSQDSWSDGITSAFIDYHLLGSHNSSKYIEDNFNLSLMNGFNYLGWRLRNHFNYSSPQREWEYYNTTLSYPIRNLKSQLTLGEYYLTSSFFIPFSFKGFSLSNDELMYPEYDAYYSPVLQGINHSPAQVTVKQNNIIIFNDYLPSGPFMLNKLKPLSPKGILDVIITESNGTIRQYQYPFSSSLVMIKQGQFRYAINSGSVSHQHSTSSPYFLHGEMKYGLNNHITVYGGSIFSQPFKSFLLGSSFSIGRFGNININWTQNQSVNISSNNYQLEYTNLISSTGTNITLGIHWINNPKLRLMTDIFEKETATTPSHPQQGLKIHLSQSLGFLGNLLLSASQQRVMQNNTQQWSYNINYSGNLNEYHFNLNCQSNYSMTEHKPEYVFSASMIIPINAWLPNTYFSYQAQHSPNNYQNRQATLTGAILNDDLISYTLQHNQFTERCCSSSGNQSETRFYTQYHHNKFFLNAGYGYKQDHQFHYGLRSSIVAHPYGVTFTPSRGETAALLIVPDTKDVRLDTHLNVRTDSKGHAIINQLQPYRRNHFVIDTLTLPLDAEIETNFQSTLPTKGALVAVHFPVKRGKRVFFTIQLDDEKLAPFGAIASLVTKVGDSSHNDVNVGIINDVGQVYLSGLETRGTIKLKWGERQSQQCEFHYQLLASYQQQGFYHVPVVCQRKEAL from the coding sequence ATGTTGTTTTCATCTTATTCTCACTCCGATAGTTTCAATTTAGATGCACTTGATAATTATCATAACATTCACGACATTGAAAATATCATACTAAACTTAGATCATCAGCCAGCTGGCATATATTCGGTTGACCTGATTGTCAATAATGTAAGGTTATTGACATCTAACATTGCCTTTAAATATATTGAAGACCAATTAACGCCCATATTCAATAAGGAACAGTTAATAAAAATTGGGTTAAACAAGAAAACATTAAATCAAATGGAATTTAATGATAATGGTGAGCTAACCGATAAACTCTCTAAGATCATAATCGGTTACTCTTATTATTTTGATTTCAATCACTTGACACTAGAATTGAATATTCCAAAACATTTTCTAGACAAAGATGAAAAGGAATTGAACTCACAAGATTCATGGAGTGATGGGATAACCTCCGCCTTTATCGATTATCACTTATTAGGAAGCCATAACTCAAGCAAATACATTGAAGATAATTTCAACTTGTCACTTATGAATGGTTTTAATTATTTAGGGTGGCGACTAAGAAACCACTTTAATTATTCCTCACCACAAAGAGAATGGGAATATTATAATACAACATTATCTTACCCGATTAGAAATTTAAAAAGTCAATTAACGCTTGGTGAATATTACCTAACTTCTTCTTTTTTTATCCCCTTTTCATTCAAAGGATTTTCTCTCTCAAATGATGAGTTAATGTATCCTGAATATGATGCTTATTACTCTCCGGTTTTGCAGGGGATTAACCATAGCCCTGCCCAAGTGACCGTAAAACAAAATAATATCATTATTTTTAATGATTATTTACCTTCGGGGCCCTTTATGCTAAATAAACTCAAGCCACTTAGCCCTAAAGGCATTTTAGATGTGATTATTACTGAAAGTAATGGAACTATTCGGCAATATCAGTACCCGTTTTCCTCATCACTCGTCATGATTAAGCAAGGTCAGTTTCGGTATGCGATAAATAGTGGTTCAGTGAGCCATCAACACTCCACTTCATCACCTTATTTTCTCCATGGAGAAATGAAATATGGCCTTAATAATCATATTACTGTCTATGGCGGTTCTATTTTTTCACAACCGTTTAAATCTTTTCTACTCGGAAGTTCTTTTTCTATTGGTCGTTTCGGTAATATTAATATCAATTGGACACAAAACCAGAGTGTAAATATTAGTTCAAATAATTATCAGCTAGAATATACCAACTTAATATCCTCTACAGGAACTAACATTACACTCGGTATTCATTGGATAAATAATCCTAAGTTACGTCTAATGACAGATATATTTGAAAAAGAAACCGCCACCACGCCTTCCCATCCTCAACAAGGATTAAAAATACATTTATCTCAAAGCTTAGGTTTTTTGGGGAATTTATTATTATCGGCATCACAACAGCGAGTTATGCAAAATAATACCCAACAATGGAGCTATAACATCAACTATTCTGGGAATTTAAACGAGTATCATTTTAATCTGAATTGCCAATCGAATTACTCCATGACTGAACATAAACCAGAGTATGTATTTTCTGCATCAATGATTATTCCGATCAATGCTTGGCTGCCAAATACATATTTTAGTTATCAGGCACAACATTCACCAAACAACTATCAGAATCGACAAGCCACACTCACAGGCGCTATTCTTAATGATGATTTGATCTCCTATACACTTCAACATAACCAATTTACTGAACGATGCTGTTCATCTTCGGGAAATCAATCAGAAACTCGCTTTTACACTCAATATCATCATAATAAGTTTTTTTTAAATGCTGGGTACGGCTACAAACAAGATCATCAATTCCATTATGGTCTTCGTAGTTCAATTGTGGCTCATCCTTACGGTGTCACTTTCACACCGAGTCGTGGTGAAACCGCTGCTTTACTTATCGTGCCTGACACTAAAGATGTTCGTTTAGATACGCATCTCAATGTACGCACCGATAGCAAAGGACATGCGATTATCAATCAACTACAACCTTATCGACGTAATCACTTCGTCATTGATACCCTTACTTTGCCTTTAGATGCGGAAATTGAAACCAATTTTCAATCCACCTTACCCACTAAAGGTGCTTTGGTCGCCGTACACTTTCCTGTCAAACGTGGTAAACGCGTATTTTTTACTATTCAATTGGATGATGAAAAATTAGCGCCATTTGGTGCTATCGCGAGCCTAGTCACCAAAGTCGGCGATAGCAGCCACAATGACGTTAATGTAGGTATTATCAATGATGTGGGGCAAGTATATTTAAGTGGATTAGAAACAAGAGGCACAATTAAACTGAAATGGGGAGAACGCCAATCACAGCAATGTGAATTTCATTATCAATTATTAGCATCATATCAACAGCAAGGCTTTTATCATGTTCCGGTAGTTTGTCAACGCAAGGAAGCTTTATGA
- a CDS encoding fimbrial protein → MMTFIFRSLCFYYILMVHTAHASQCQYVANFTPHHTILSLGSIMVPHRLAVGSVIRELTVNEIDNYPIMVECSSPAYAQWGNSLFTLSSEHDNTLYQTNIDGIGLRFIPLEQTLGRDRLPLVNQSPYSCHTSNYRYRYCGSALKGIRIQLIKTKSIVGSGELSTDQLIEASIGNLPVQSYRFVNTKIMTPSCEFVEKHKRVKMNKVKQRQFQGIGSHSTPVPFYLTLNCSGKTSVGIILRGRSSHYADNSVIALDKRPDSAQGIGLRIRFQGEALPLNQIFHLGTSFNREAYAVYFDAQYVQTQASVRAGKANATATLQIVYP, encoded by the coding sequence ATGATGACATTCATTTTTCGTTCGTTATGTTTCTACTACATTTTAATGGTTCATACTGCCCACGCATCTCAATGCCAATATGTTGCCAATTTTACACCACATCATACTATTTTATCTTTGGGTTCTATTATGGTGCCCCACCGGCTCGCTGTGGGTTCCGTTATTCGAGAACTCACTGTAAATGAAATCGATAACTACCCTATTATGGTCGAATGCTCTTCACCTGCCTATGCTCAGTGGGGAAATAGCTTATTCACACTTTCATCCGAACACGATAATACTCTTTATCAAACGAATATTGATGGTATTGGTCTGCGTTTTATCCCGTTAGAACAGACTCTTGGCCGAGATAGGCTCCCTTTAGTTAATCAATCTCCCTATTCATGTCATACGAGTAACTATCGTTATCGTTACTGTGGTAGTGCGCTCAAAGGGATCCGTATTCAACTAATAAAAACAAAAAGTATCGTTGGCTCAGGAGAATTAAGCACAGACCAGCTCATTGAAGCCTCTATCGGTAATTTGCCCGTGCAAAGTTACCGCTTTGTTAATACAAAAATTATGACCCCAAGCTGTGAATTCGTTGAAAAACATAAACGAGTCAAAATGAATAAAGTTAAACAACGTCAATTTCAGGGCATTGGGAGTCACTCAACACCCGTACCTTTTTATTTAACTTTGAACTGTAGCGGTAAAACGTCTGTTGGTATTATTCTTAGAGGCCGTTCTAGTCACTATGCTGATAATTCAGTAATTGCTTTAGATAAAAGACCAGACAGTGCCCAAGGAATTGGCCTGCGCATTCGCTTTCAAGGAGAAGCGCTGCCCCTCAATCAAATTTTTCATTTAGGTACCAGCTTTAACCGAGAGGCTTATGCTGTGTATTTTGATGCTCAATATGTTCAAACTCAAGCATCTGTTCGTGCCGGAAAGGCCAATGCGACTGCAACATTACAGATTGTATATCCCTAA
- the hrpA gene encoding ATP-dependent RNA helicase HrpA, translating into MLTALEADIGQTSLRDQWLLKKRLHGIAKIRDDKSRMAVLEAIKADIDVAKQKIANKQLNPPKIVYPENLPVSQKKQQIYDAIKQHQVVIIAGETGSGKTTQIPKICLELGRGVLGFIGHTQPRRLAARAVATRLAQELESEIGTTVGYKVRFSDQVGDNTQVKLMTDGILLAELQNDKLLLQYDTIIIDEAHERSLNIDFILGYLRQLLPKRPDLKVIITSATIDPERFSRHFNQAPIIEVSGRTYPVEVRYRPIIGNDNDSDRDQLDGIIDAVNELGQESSGDILIFMSGEREIRDTADALSKLQLRHTEILPLFARLSNSEQNRIFHPHGGRRIILATNVAETSLTVPGIKYVIDTGYARISRYSYRTKVQRLPVEPISQASANQRKGRCGRVSDGICIRLYSEEDFLSRPEFTDPEILRTNLASVILQMTSIGLGDISAFPFVEPPDKRNIQDGVKLLEELGAIKEHQQTERGYTLTDIGRQLAQLPVDPRLARMVIEARKQGAVREAMVIVSALSIQDPRERPLDKQQASDEKHRRFHDKQSDFLAFLNLWDYLKEQQKTLSNSQFRKMCRQDFLNYLRIREWQDLYTQLRQVVKEQGFPINSVAADYRGIHTALLSGLLSHIGQKDVEKTEFTGARNARFTLFPGSGLFKKPPKWTMVAELVETSKLWGRVAAAIEPEWIEPLAEHLVKYHYSEPHWSKSQGAVMASEKVTLYGLPIVAARQVNYGKIDPLLCRELFIRHALVEGDWGTRHAFFRENRKLLAEVEDLEHKSRRRDILVDDETLFAFYDQRIPNDVISARHFDKWWKVASKQQPDLLNFEKNMLIKQDATHVSLLDYPNYWHQGELKFRLSYQFEPGTDADGVTVHIPLAILNQVQNIGFDWQVPGLRQELIIALIKSLPKPIRRNFVPAPNYAAAFLERVPTPDGSLLDKLERELRRMTGVTVERDAWQLEQLPVHLKMTFRVVGEKNKTIAEGQDLDALKKSLKAKVQETLSEVVDDGIEQSGLHIWSFGELPQRYEQKRGGYSVKAYPALVDERGSVGIRVFETEFEQQQAMWSGVRRLLLLNIPSPIKYLHEKLPNKSKLGLYFNPYGKVLELIDDCIACGVDQLIATYGGPVWTENEFSKLQDFVRAELNDAVVQIAKQVEQILTAVFAINKRLKGRVDFAMAMALSDIKGQMSHLVFKGFVTEHGWKRLPDVLRYLNGIERRLEKLAVDPNRDRAQMSKIEHVTTMWQQWKAKLTPIQQNLPEVQEIRWMIEELRISLFAQQLGTPYPISDKRIIQSMENLSQSL; encoded by the coding sequence ATGCTGACAGCTCTCGAAGCTGATATTGGACAAACTTCATTACGTGACCAATGGTTACTAAAAAAGCGTCTTCATGGTATCGCCAAGATTCGTGATGATAAGTCACGAATGGCGGTACTCGAGGCGATAAAAGCGGATATTGACGTTGCTAAACAAAAAATTGCGAATAAGCAGCTCAATCCACCAAAGATCGTATATCCAGAAAATTTACCGGTTAGCCAGAAAAAACAACAGATTTATGATGCGATAAAACAGCATCAAGTGGTTATTATCGCAGGTGAAACAGGCTCAGGTAAAACCACGCAGATCCCCAAAATTTGTCTAGAGTTGGGGCGAGGTGTGTTAGGGTTTATCGGTCATACTCAGCCTAGACGTTTAGCAGCACGAGCGGTAGCAACACGTTTAGCACAAGAATTAGAGAGTGAAATCGGCACAACGGTAGGTTATAAAGTTCGTTTTAGTGACCAAGTCGGTGATAATACTCAAGTTAAATTAATGACTGATGGTATTTTACTCGCAGAATTACAGAACGATAAGCTATTACTACAATATGATACGATCATTATCGATGAAGCTCACGAACGCAGCTTAAATATTGATTTTATTTTAGGTTACCTTCGCCAATTATTGCCAAAACGTCCCGACCTCAAAGTCATTATCACTTCTGCAACTATTGATCCTGAACGTTTTTCACGTCACTTCAATCAGGCACCTATTATTGAGGTCTCAGGTAGAACCTATCCAGTTGAAGTCCGTTACCGACCTATCATAGGGAATGACAATGATAGTGACCGAGATCAACTTGATGGAATTATAGATGCGGTAAATGAACTGGGGCAGGAAAGTTCAGGGGATATCTTGATCTTTATGAGTGGCGAACGTGAGATCCGTGATACGGCCGATGCGTTGTCAAAACTACAGTTACGCCATACAGAGATTTTGCCTTTGTTCGCAAGGTTATCCAATAGTGAGCAAAATCGTATATTCCATCCACATGGTGGGCGGCGAATTATATTAGCGACCAATGTTGCCGAAACATCTTTAACAGTTCCAGGTATTAAATATGTTATTGATACCGGTTATGCACGGATAAGTCGTTACAGTTATAGAACAAAAGTACAGCGTTTACCTGTTGAGCCAATTTCTCAAGCTTCAGCGAATCAACGTAAAGGTCGTTGTGGTCGTGTATCGGATGGTATTTGTATTCGCTTATATTCTGAAGAAGACTTTTTGAGTCGACCAGAATTTACTGACCCTGAAATTTTACGGACTAATTTAGCTTCGGTTATTTTACAAATGACCTCAATTGGTTTGGGGGATATTAGCGCATTTCCATTTGTTGAGCCCCCTGACAAACGTAATATTCAGGATGGCGTTAAATTATTAGAAGAACTTGGCGCTATTAAAGAGCATCAACAAACAGAACGAGGCTATACACTGACGGATATTGGTCGGCAGTTAGCGCAATTACCCGTTGATCCTCGTTTAGCGAGAATGGTGATTGAGGCTCGTAAACAAGGCGCTGTTCGAGAAGCAATGGTGATTGTTTCAGCATTGTCGATTCAAGATCCTCGCGAACGCCCATTAGATAAGCAGCAAGCTTCTGATGAAAAACATCGCCGTTTCCATGATAAGCAATCTGATTTTTTAGCCTTCCTTAATTTATGGGATTATCTAAAAGAGCAGCAAAAAACCTTATCAAATTCACAATTTAGAAAAATGTGCCGCCAAGATTTCTTGAATTATTTACGTATTCGTGAATGGCAAGATCTTTACACTCAACTGCGACAAGTCGTCAAAGAACAGGGTTTTCCTATCAATAGCGTTGCAGCAGACTATCGCGGAATTCATACGGCATTACTTTCTGGACTGTTATCTCATATTGGTCAAAAAGATGTAGAAAAAACCGAGTTTACGGGCGCAAGAAATGCACGGTTTACCCTCTTTCCTGGCTCTGGATTATTTAAAAAACCCCCTAAATGGACGATGGTCGCCGAATTGGTTGAAACCTCTAAATTATGGGGTCGAGTGGCTGCGGCGATTGAACCTGAATGGATTGAACCATTAGCTGAACACCTTGTTAAATATCATTACAGTGAGCCTCATTGGTCTAAGTCACAAGGTGCCGTTATGGCATCGGAAAAGGTGACTTTGTATGGCTTACCAATTGTCGCTGCTCGCCAAGTGAATTATGGCAAAATCGACCCATTATTATGCCGAGAATTGTTTATTCGACACGCACTGGTTGAAGGCGATTGGGGGACACGCCATGCGTTTTTTAGAGAAAACCGTAAGTTATTGGCAGAAGTCGAGGATTTAGAACATAAATCTCGACGCCGTGACATATTGGTTGATGATGAAACCTTATTTGCATTTTATGACCAACGCATCCCAAATGATGTGATATCTGCCCGTCACTTTGATAAGTGGTGGAAAGTTGCTTCTAAACAGCAACCAGATTTACTGAATTTTGAGAAAAACATGTTGATCAAACAAGATGCGACACATGTTTCATTACTGGATTACCCGAATTACTGGCATCAAGGCGAACTTAAATTTCGCCTCAGTTATCAGTTCGAGCCAGGTACTGATGCAGATGGAGTGACAGTTCATATTCCATTAGCGATTTTAAACCAAGTACAGAACATCGGTTTTGATTGGCAAGTTCCCGGTTTACGTCAGGAATTAATTATTGCGTTGATCAAATCATTACCTAAACCAATACGTCGTAACTTTGTTCCTGCTCCTAATTATGCCGCGGCATTTTTAGAACGCGTTCCTACGCCTGATGGGAGTTTGCTCGACAAGTTAGAACGCGAATTACGTCGAATGACAGGGGTTACTGTTGAACGTGATGCTTGGCAGTTAGAACAATTACCTGTTCATTTAAAAATGACATTCCGTGTGGTTGGCGAGAAAAACAAAACGATCGCTGAAGGTCAAGATCTTGATGCACTGAAAAAGAGTTTAAAAGCGAAGGTTCAAGAAACACTTTCTGAAGTCGTTGATGATGGAATCGAGCAAAGTGGCCTGCATATCTGGAGTTTTGGGGAGCTACCGCAACGCTACGAGCAAAAACGAGGCGGTTATTCCGTAAAAGCTTACCCTGCTTTAGTGGATGAAAGGGGCAGTGTAGGGATCCGTGTTTTTGAAACTGAGTTTGAACAACAACAAGCGATGTGGTCGGGTGTGCGTCGGTTACTGCTACTGAATATCCCATCCCCCATAAAATATTTACACGAAAAACTTCCCAATAAGTCGAAGCTTGGCTTGTATTTTAATCCATATGGGAAAGTATTAGAGTTAATCGATGACTGTATTGCTTGTGGGGTTGACCAACTGATTGCAACATATGGTGGCCCAGTTTGGACCGAAAATGAGTTTAGTAAGCTGCAAGATTTTGTGCGCGCAGAACTCAATGATGCAGTTGTACAAATAGCTAAACAAGTCGAACAGATATTAACCGCCGTATTTGCGATTAATAAGCGTTTGAAGGGACGGGTCGATTTTGCCATGGCGATGGCACTTTCAGATATTAAAGGACAAATGTCGCATTTAGTCTTTAAAGGCTTTGTTACTGAGCATGGTTGGAAGCGACTTCCCGATGTATTACGTTATTTAAATGGTATTGAACGTCGACTAGAAAAATTAGCGGTTGATCCGAATAGAGATCGTGCCCAAATGAGTAAAATTGAGCATGTGACGACTATGTGGCAACAGTGGAAGGCCAAATTAACGCCAATACAGCAAAACCTACCAGAAGTACAAGAGATCCGCTGGATGATAGAAGAACTACGCATTAGTTTATTTGCTCAGCAATTGGGAACGCCATATCCAATTTCAGATAAACGGATCATTCAGTCAATGGAAAATTTAAGTCAATCATTGTGA